The following coding sequences are from one Eucalyptus grandis isolate ANBG69807.140 chromosome 11, ASM1654582v1, whole genome shotgun sequence window:
- the LOC120289699 gene encoding receptor-like protein 7, whose protein sequence is MSALLQFKERYDTTKTLSWKISQDCCSWDGIECDENTGHVIVLDLGSSSLGGSIDNNSTLFQLTHLEKLDLSDNHFYSQIPSRVGDLSRLTHLDLSFSIYSGQVPTEIFKLTRLVYLNLCDNYFLYDPYHPISTHPLEMKALGLRSLAQNMTSLEELCLGSVKISSQVPNTLANLSSLRRLDMSRCDLHGVFPSTIFHLPKLRYLDVGGNEALTGRLSDFNSSSPLEELGLPATSFSGELPSSIGILPSLSNLDVSNCEFLGSIPASLANLSNLKYLDVSGNHSLPSPFPLFLGWQPIKRCYPISAHEPHSANYFEPQK, encoded by the exons ATGTCTGCATTGCTGCAATTTAAAGAGAGATATGACACCACCAAGACTCTATCTTGGAAAATTAGTCAGGATTGCTGCTCCTGGGATGGGATCGAGTGTGATGAGAACACGGGCCATGTTATTGTTCTCGATCTGGGAAGTAGTTCTCTCGGTGGTTCTATCGACAACAACAGTACCCTCTTCCAGCTTACTCATCTTGAAAAGCTTGATCTCAGTGACAATCACTTCTACTCTCAAATACCGTCCCGAGTTGGAGATCTCTCGAGATTGACTCATCTCGAcctctctttttccatttattctGGCCAAGTCCCCACAGAAATCTTCAAGCTGACGAGGTTGGTGTACCTCAACTTGTgtgacaattattttttatatgatcCATATCATCCTATTTCTACACATCCGTTGGAGATGAAAGCACTGGGCCTGAGAAGCCTAGCTCAAAATATGACTAGCCTGGAAGAACTTTGCCTTGGTTCCGTCAAAATTTCATCCCAAGTGCCCAACACTCTAGCGAATCTGTCATCACTGAGAAGGCTGGACATGTCTCGGTGCGACCTGCACGGTGTTTTTCCATctaccatttttcatttaccGAAGCTGCGATATCTAGATGTGGGTGGCAACGAAGCTCTCACAGGCCGATTGTCGGACTTTAACTCAAGCAGTCCTCTTGAAGAGCTGGGACTGCCAGCCACGAGCTTTTCTGGGGAGCTACCCTCCTCAATTGGAATCCTTCCTTCCTTGAGCAATCTCGATGTAAGCAACTGCGAATTCTTAGGATCCATCCCGGCTTCACTTGCTAATCTTAGCAACCTCAAATACCTGGATGTCTCAGGGAATCATTCACTACCCAGTccatttcctctctttcttgg ATGGCAACCAATTAAGCGGTGCTATCCCATCTCAGCTCATGAACCTCACTCAGCTAACTACTTTGAACCTCAGAAGTAA